From the genome of Salmo salar chromosome ssa29, Ssal_v3.1, whole genome shotgun sequence:
tatttcaattgactgatttccttctatgaagtgtaactcagtaaaatatttgaaattgttgcgtttatatccacacacacagccatgcgaaagtattcaccccccttggcatttttcctattttgttgccttacaacctggaattaaaatacatttttggggggtttggatcatttgatttacacaacatgcctaccactttgaagatgaacaatatttttgtgaaacaaacaagaaataagacaaaaaaacggaaaacttgagcgtgcataactgtcCACCCCCCCATagacaatactttgtagagccaccttttgcagcaattacagctgcaaatcTCTTGGGAcacgtctctataagcttggcacatctagccactgggatttttgcccattcttcaaggcaaaactgcttcagctccttcaagttggatgggttccttctggtgtacagcaatctttaagtcataccacagatactcaattggattgagggctgggctttaactaggccattccaagacatttaaatgtttccccttaaaccactcgagtgttgctttagcagtatgctttgtCCTTTAGCAGTATGTCATTGTCCTGctagaaggtgaacctccgtcccagtctcaaatctctggaacacggaaacaggtttccctcaagaatctcccggtatttagcaccatccatcattccttcaattctgaccagtttcccagtccctgccgatgaaaaacatccccacagcatgatgctgccaccaccatgcttcactgtggggatgttgttcttggggtgatgagaggtgtgggtgctgggtttgtgccagacatagcgttttccttgatggccaaaaagctcaattttagtctcatctgaccagagtaccttcttccatatgtctggggagtctcccacacaccttttggcgaacaccaaacgtgtttccTTATTTTCTTCTTTAAGCAACAACTTTTTTTctagccactcttccgtaaagcccagctctgtggagcatacggcttaaagtggtcctattggCAGATACTCcgatctccactgtggagctttgcagttccttcagggttatctttggtctctttttttgcctctctgattaatgccctccttgcctggtctgtgagtttcggtgggtggccctctcttggcaggtttgttgtggtgctacattcttaaaaaaatgtaataaccgaTTTAAtgatgctccgtgggatgttcagtttcggatatttttttgtaacccaaccctgatctgtacttctccacaactttgtccctgacctgtttggagagctccttggtcttcatggtgccgcttgcttggtggtgccccttgcttagtggtgttgctgactctggaacaggtgtatatatacactgaaatcatgtgacagatcatgtgacacttagactgCACACACGTGGACttcatttaactaattatgtgacttctgaaggtaattggttgtacCAGATCTTATTAGGCGCTTtatagcaaagggtgtgaatacatatgcacagaccatttaaaaaatgtaatttcaccaatttgaactattttgtttatgtccattacatgaaatccaaatataaATCAATTTAaaatacaggttgtaatgcaacaaaataggaaaaacgccaagggggtgaatactttggcAAGgcactgtgtacacacacacacacacaccttatcaaTTTTGTTCCCGACCAGCATCTTGATGAGGTCATTCCTTGTAGAGTACGTCTCCAGCTCATTGAGCCAGTTGTCCAGCTTGGTGAAAGTATCCCGTCGTGTTACGTCATACACTGAGGGAGAGATAAGAGACGAGATGCTCGGTCAGAAACATTTGATTTCTTCTGTCACCAGAAGGCTGCAGGACATACTGTCACTGAGGGGGGCCATTTGACCTTTCAAACCATGTTCCACGATAACCCGACATATGTAAAACGTACAGATTCTGGTGTTTTTATAATTGAATAGGCCTAAGCTTAGGGCTGGCACCGCCATAACTGTTGGGGAacgaacagctgactgaagacgggCTGGCCAATTACTGTCATCCAATTACCGTTCCCCCTAATttcatgaccgtcacagccctaccTGACCTGTGTATCAACATAGTGAGTTACAACACTGGTCCTGGTCTTAATAGGAACTGAAATGATGAGGTAGGGTTGCAAAATCCCAGTAACTTTACACAAATTCCAGTttttcagaaatcctggttggaggattcctaGATTTCCTGCTAACTTGCCCTCCTGATACTGGGAATTTTCAAAcatgatttctggaaaacctgggaattgtGCAACTCTAAGATGAGGAAAAAGATACCTACTTTCATTTCGAGTGGGAGCTCTACTTCATCCGTGGTGTTAACCACTATATCATAGCCTCCACACATCGTGTGCTTTGGAGGATGTCTGCTTTAGCGTTAAGAGTAGTAAAGTCTGTTCCAGAGAGTAaggaagaggacaggacaggatgaaAATCCATCACTGTCTTTATGGTGGCTGTACGGACCAACGGTGGCTGACTGCATCTAAAGCATCTGAATTATGAAGTTGTTTGCTCACCCAGGATGACTCCCTGAGCGCCCCGGTAGTAACTAGGCGTCAGGGTTCGGAAACGCTCCTGGCCAGCCGTGTCCTGCAAAACACAACCATTACAGTTCTGGAGTCTGGACCATAACAGCTCTGGACACATCAAAACACAACCATAACCCTCTCAGCTATCATGCTCTGGACACATGGGGAGGAAGATATGGTGGTGTGACTAAGACAGAAGCATAAGTGATGCAGGACCAGGACTAAAGCATAAAGATACATTTAACTGCCATTTATCATTGATGGTTGGTGCTCAGCATGCTGTACATGATCGCTATCTTGTGGACATTTAGTGAACAACATTTTAAGCGGAAGGAATGGGAATTCAGCAATGTGATCATTTTTTCACTAAACCttaataaaaaacacacatacctagGAGGTAGAACTGTCAACAACAATACAATTGAATGTGCAGCCCAAACCAGCTCCTTACCAGTCTGAATTTCTAAGTTCAGAAGAATACATACCCATATTGCCAACTTTGCCTTGTTCCCATCCACTGAAATGGTCTTCACTTTGAAATCAACGCctgcacgaacacacacaaaaTATCACAGATGATTCATCACACAAGTCATATACGCCAAGAATATGAATCAAGAAGAAGTATGATGATATTATGTGATTCATTTAAACTGAATGGTCAAAAACATTCATAGGCCTACATACCACACAATATGTGTCTGAACTAAAACTGACCCTTCCACTAGTCAAGACAGGGTCTCAGCCTTGTGCACTTAAATTATGATGCGAGTCCTGATTTAAaactacacagggaatatgtGGTTTAATATGTAAAGATCAAACAAATACAGCagctttcaataaaaaaaaaaactccacATGACATCGCTCAGAAGTGTAATGATTCATTCTTTAAAATCCCCTCCGTTCGGCACgagaaatacatttacataaaaTAACAGCGCTGTGCTCGTCACACTCAATGAGTAAATCTCTTCTATGACTTTTTTCAGCTCACATAGCATGAAGCGTTTGGCTGGACGTATTGCCCATCGTTTTAGCACACACTGAAAGATTTATCAAGAAAAACATATCATTGGGATGGAGTTGTTTCTGTCTGGACCAGGACCCAGACAAGATCCAAAACAGAGTGGGGGGTGGTGAAGGACATCAGACTCCCATTTTCCTACACCACACGACCCAGGAGGTTGTCAATCATGGCCCCTCGTTCTTCTCCGAGCCCAGCAGGGTTGCTCCACTTCTGTCGCCAGTCACGTAGCGCGCCGAGCAAGTGACAATTTACACTAAACAGTCCTGCTGGCCTACAGGCCGTGGTGTTTAGCACACACTACAGCAGTTCACCAAGTGCCATGATGCAGCATCCGATTGATATATCGTCAACCCAACAATAACtcaccatactatatacattttactcacACAGcatattgtaaaatatactgtgtccgtaaaatgtatatagtatgtagcgtataagctggaagtagatgcctaagtgttgttgtccattagtttactccaattaggggagggttaaaataataaaataaatatacacacacacacacacacacacaacacacacacacacacacacacacagaaatgttcttgtttttgaaagaaaaaaatatgcttttgtccattaaaacataaaatttatcagaaatacagtttagacattgttaatgttctaAATTACCATTTTAGCTGGAAAcaactgatttttaatggaatatctacataggcgtccAGAGGCCCAttatatcagcaaccatcactactgtgttccaatggcacgttgtgttagctaatccaagtttataattttaaaaggctaattgatcattagaaaacccttttgcaattatgttagcacagctgaaaactgtcatgctgattaaagaagcaataaaactgtccctctttagactagttgagtatctggagcatcagcatttatgggttcgattacaggctcaaaatggccagaaacaaggaactttcttctgaaactcgtcagtctattcttgttctgagaaatgaaggctactcCATgggagaaactgaagatctcatacaacgctgtgtactactcccttcacagaacagcgcaaactggctctaaccagaatagaaagaggagtgggaggccacggtgcacaactgagcaagaggacaagtactttAGAATGCCTAGttggagaaacagacgcctcacaagtcctcaactggcagcttcattatatagtacccgcaaaacaccagtctcaatgtcaaaggtgaagaggcgactccgggatgctggccttctaggcaagtTCACAACAATGTTTCTGTAGCGCTCATGTAATtggtttgcaaaacaaatgcccactggattgatgccaataatcatatcatcattctgacaGGTAGGCATTGGCTACTTTGAAGTTAACGTTTAATTGAGAAGGTTaatgggaaagcctttccatctctaCCAGAAGGATATCATTAGCACTGCACACATACATAGATAGGGGCATTCCTGTGccgtttcagaaagttgcaagaaAATACAAGTCACTGATGTATTTTGTTCTTGTCTTATGATTAACTTGACAAATTAATGCATTTCTAATAAATTCTAATAGATTTAGTTGATTTTCAagtaagttcaatacatttttttatattgttgaattccattttaatgtctggattctgtCCGCAATGCacattttatagggccctaaacATAGTGAACAACAGCCAAAGGCACCAAGTCAGTAGCAGTGTCAAGTATTTTCCCCAGGTTAATAGATTACAGACAAACAGTGTCTGAGGTTCTGCTTTTAGGCTATTTATGAGATATTCATCTGAATCTCTCATCACCATAGTAGTTGTTGAATAATAGGGAGGTATTTGTATTTGGTTGGCTCTATTTAATGTCAAAGGGGCAATACAAACCATGTGTTCCAATACAGATTTATTTAACATGCTGCTACAAAATTAGAGCAACTCTCAAATAAGATGTCTACAGAGACCTCGGAATGTTTATGCCAATATGACAAGTTTATAGTGAACTGTTGTGTTTCGACACCCACCATCTCtgattgttctgaaattgtttcttTTGTTAGATatgattagcattcctgcaacattttTTTGATTAAATAGAATTtgatctgagaaattaagctaattgattgcactcAAATTGTCAATTTTAATTTATAGAATTCATACATGTTcctgggggccggaacataattacaaatcatttataGACTGCAATTTCACAGCAAGAATCACAAACAGATATAATAATAATTCTCAAAAACATGATAATTTCAAACCTTACATTTGTAgacgatcacgtgtctctctattattcgtgggaatacttgggaacagatttccaaaaataAAATAACTGGTGTTTTTATTTTAGATATTTTTTCTCTCAAAAACCTGATAAAAGCAcctgttttttttttagatacatttttagatactttaggatgatttgcatttgaaacagtggaaaactaaaccaaagcatggattactgtcataccttgtccagtgtcatttttttatttgggTGAACGATCCCTTTTACGTTGGGGGGGGGTAAAAAAACAGCctggaacagcaccatctagtggtcagaaacTGGTAATGACGTAGACAGAGATAAACCTTTCAACTTCAATaactaatttctctgaacaggggaaaaaaacatcaccaaattcaCTGGTTATACATTACATAGGAGGAAGAAACAATACTGTGAGCCGaagctccatactacttgtcagacatagaGAAGTGATACCATATActtgttgttggggtgggattggtgtggggAGATCGTTGGTGGCTTTTGACAATTTATTTGGATTCCTCATGCCTAACTcttggtccaaatcggatgttaggtactatatttattggatATTATATGAATCTtctaaattaaaatggccaatttgagtgaaatcaattagcttaaattctcagagatcaaattatatttcatcaaaataatgttgcaggaatgctaatcttatctaaactacagaaatgatttcagaacaatcAGATGGTAGGTGTCATGCTTgatgaaatgacatggaacgaccGTTTCTTTATACCACAGCTGTCAAACTCATTCTACGGACGGCAGAGTGTCTACAGGTTTTCaatcctcccttgtacttgattgatgaattaaggtcactaattagcaaggaactccccacacctggttgtctagggcttaattgaaaggaaaaacaaaaacctgcagacactaggctCTCCatgaaatgagtttgacacccctactTTATAAAAAGAGAGGAAGGAATAAGCAGGAATTGAGTGGTTTTCAGCAACAAATCACAAGGGACTTGTATCAATGTGGGGAGTAGCGTAGCTAGACTTCTATGGGGACATCTGTTTGGCAAATATATTAAGTTGGCCAAGTAAAATAGGAGTGAGGCATGCCTACCTCTCTGGGAATCCACAGGCATGTATGGTTGTTTCAACAAAGACTACATTGTGCAGTCAGAATAACTTCAGAGAAATCACATTAtagtaaaaaaaggaaaaaaaaagttGGTTTTATGTCACCCCACCCCAGTAGTAATCAATAGCACTATGGATGTTTTGCCTGTCTTGCACTTCTTCCACTAAGTCACTCCTGGCTGTTAACCGTCTCAAGGCTACCTGAAAATAATAATAGGGGTGTCTTTGAAGAGTctaatgtttaatacattttgcTATTCTGATATAATTTCCAGATACGTGAAGGAAAGAAAGAATTATCCTTTTCCCAAACCATGTATTTCACCATCAGATGAATTACTCATTCACTGTAAACCGGGTCGTATCTGAAATTCATTTTGTTGAATACTAGTTAGTGAGTACAAGTTATAAATTTTTTATGTAACTTTTAGGCAACCAAACTTATTTTTTCTTCATACAGTAAGAAATTACTTACCTATTGTTGCTGCTAATTCCGGGTCAAATGTGTCATCTGTGAATCTCAAGAGAAgactgcaaaaaaagaaacaaaagacATTAACAGGGAACTTGATGAAACCTTACCATGTCTCTTCTATGGCCGATACTTAGAAAACATTTCATTTGACATGTGAGTCAACACTTACAGAGTTTTTAGAGTAGGCCTACATAACACATTTGAAATGAGGGCAAACTCCACAAAGTCAAATAGACAAGGGAACTTTTACTGGTATTGTACAGAGTCTGTGTTTGGTTTCCAATTAGCCTAGATATCGGTAAATGAAAATCAGCCCTGCCCTGGGGAGCTAAATGGAGTCGTCGCCCCCCCCTCAGGTCTATTTATTgcaaaatgattggacatgagaACAAAGGTCTACATAttcaacacaacaacaaccagacatCAGATTACATCATTACTTGCTGCATGGTCAGAGGGTCAGTGTTCAGTTGTGAGTCACTAATCAAGTGCTAGGAACTGAATCACAGGGCTAATGATGTAGCTAATCCTTCTTATTTCCAGTCAACCCAAACACAGATAATAGCCTAATGCTCAAATATTCTTTTTCAACCATACTCTAATTTCCTTCATCCATATTCATAAGAAATTGCTTCATCAGATAGAATGTCAGAACAATGACTGATCATTGTTTTATGTCTCAGTAGCCTGATACCTCAGTAGCAATGCGGTTAGGCTAAATAATAGCACAATAGCAGTGCAACAGGCCAATTTGTCTGGTAGAATGGAACCTCTTCTCTGCTAGGGATATTTCTAATGATTTGAAGACCTAGGCAGAGGGTAGAAATTAGAGAATGAGatcatgcatttatttatttaatcaaaataataaataaataaataaataaataaatatatatatacacacacacaatgtcagaTATGAGCACGGAGTCTATTAAATTCAAACAAGTTAAAAATACAAGGTAGAGGAAGATAACCAAAACAGCCAGTTGAAACACTAGCCTTGGCCTACATTGCTCATACCAATAGTTACACTTACTGTATCCTCATCAAGAAATTGCATTGATTTTTATGAGTCTATAGTTaactaaacatttttttacaaaaaaaaaagttactGTTTACTGAAATCATAGAATTTCATTGTCTGATAGGCAGTAAACCCTCCCTCACCAGTCAGGTGGAA
Proteins encoded in this window:
- the LOC106590026 gene encoding ras-related protein Rab-18; translation: MEDDVLTTLKILIIGESGVGKSSLLLRFTDDTFDPELAATIGVDFKVKTISVDGNKAKLAIWDTAGQERFRTLTPSYYRGAQGVILVYDVTRRDTFTKLDNWLNELETYSTRNDLIKMLVGNKIDKENRELDRNEGLKFARKHSMLFIEASAKTRDGVQCAFEELVEKIIQTPGLWESETQGRGVQLGRQDQAAGGSCGGYCSLV